A window of the Cucurbita pepo subsp. pepo cultivar mu-cu-16 chromosome LG01, ASM280686v2, whole genome shotgun sequence genome harbors these coding sequences:
- the LOC111793025 gene encoding LOW QUALITY PROTEIN: probable serine/threonine-protein kinase At1g09600 (The sequence of the model RefSeq protein was modified relative to this genomic sequence to represent the inferred CDS: substituted 1 base at 1 genomic stop codon), whose translation MGCICSKGIPANDYFTENHSKERHLKSNRSSRLLGASLRKEEPALHVDGGRSDAMALLISNQPREVNAGSTPELDDAEKAAASAKPLRQEQPTMEDGAKRVGVHNDNATPRIVNVVNVEEGALVIAGWPSWLISVAGEAINGLIPRKADSFQKLDKIGQGTYSSVYRAHDIETNKIVALKKVXFSNMDPESVRFMAREILILRRLDHPNVMKLEGLITSRVSGSLYLIFEYMEHDLAGLAATPGIKFTEAQIKCYMQQLLCGLEHCHAQGVLHRDIKGSNLLIDNNGNLKIGDFGLSTFFHSRQKQALTSRVVTLWYRPPELLLGAKDYEVSVDLWSSGCILAELYAGKPIMPGRTEVEQLHKIFKLCGSPSEEYWKKSRLPHATIFKPQHPYKRCVAETFKDFPSSALALLDVLLAVEPDGRGTASSALQSQFFTPKPLPSDPSTLPKYPPSKEFDAKLRDEESRRRRAPISVAREHEAAQKCPRESKAIPAPDANAELQASIQ comes from the exons ATGGGCTGCATTTGCTCCAAGGGAATTCCAGCAAACGATTATTTTACTGAGAATCATTCCAAAGAGAGGCATTTGAAGTCTAATAGATCATCCAGACTTCTTGGGGCTTCattgagaaaagaagaacCTGCATTGCACGTTGATGGAGGGCGAAGTGATGCAATGGCGCTATTGATATCTAACCAACCTAGGGAAGTTAATGCTGGATCAACACCTGAATTGGATGACGCTGAGAAGGCAGCAGCCAGTGCCAAGCCACTGCGTCAAGAACAGCCAACTATGGAGGATGGAGCAAAGAGAGTAGGAGTACATAATGATAATGCAACACCTAGAATAGTTAATGTTGTTAATGTGGAAGAGGGGGCTTTGGTTATTGCTGGATGGCCTTCTTGGTTGATATCTGTGGCTGGAGAAGCAATCAATGGATTGATTCCTAGAAAGGCAGACTCTTTTCAGAAGTTGGATAAg ATTGGACAAGGAACGTACAGCAGTGTGTACAGGGCCCACGATATTGAAACAAACAAGATTGTTGCATTGAAGAAGGTGTGATTTTCTAACATGGATCCTGAAAGCGTTCGTTTCATGGCGAGGGAAATTCTTATCCTGCGTAGGCTTGACCACCCCAATGTCATGAAGCTTGAAGGGCTTATTACTTCAAGGGTATCGGGCAGTTTATACCTCATATTTGAGTACATGGAACATGATCTTGCAGGGTTGGCAGCAACCCCAGGGATCAAATTCACTGAAGCACAG ATTAAATGCTATATGCAACAGCTGCTTTGTGGCCTTGAACATTGCCATGCCCAAGGTGTTTTGCACCGTGACATCAAGGGCTCAAATCTTCTGATTGACAATAATGGTAACCTAAAGATAGGTGATTTTGGGCTATCAACCTTCTTCCATTCCCGTCAAAAGCAGGCTCTTACAAGTCGTGTGGTAACTTTGTGGTATCGGCCACCTGAGCTTTTACTTGGTGCAAAGGACTATGAAGTTTCTGTTGATTTGTGGAGTTCAGGTTGCATTCTTGCAGAATTATATGCTGGGAAGCCTATCATGCCTGGAAGAACAGAG GTGGAGCAACTACATAAGATCTTCAAACTCTGTGGCTCCCCGTCTGAAGAATACTGGAAAAAGTCAAGATTACCTCATGCCACCATCTTTAAACCTCAACATCCTTACAAGCGGTGTGTTGCTGAGACGTTCAAAGACTTCCCTTCCTCTGCATTGGCGCTTTTGGATGTGCTTCTTGCGGTGGAACCTGATGGCCGTGGAACAGCTTCCTCTGCCCTTCAAAGTCAg TTCTTTACCCCCAAACCGCTTCCCTCGGATCCCTCTACTTTGCCAAAGTACCCACCAAGCAAGGAGTTTGACGCGAAGCTCCGAGACGAGGAATCTCGAAG AAGAAGAGCTCCTATCAGTGTAGCACGTGAACATGAAGCAGCTCAAAAGTGTCCCAGAGAATCAAAAGCGATTCCTGCACCAGATGCAAATGCTGAATTGCAGGCATCCATACAG TGA